A part of Rattus norvegicus strain BN/NHsdMcwi chromosome 4, GRCr8, whole genome shotgun sequence genomic DNA contains:
- the Klhl42 gene encoding kelch-like protein 42 isoform X2, with amino-acid sequence MNQKRSNFKLVAVNSKLYAIGGQAVSNVECYNPEQDAWNFVAPLPNPLAEFSACECKGKIYVIGGYTTRDRNMNILQYCPSADLWTLFETCDVHIRKQQMVSVEETIYIVGGCLHELGSNRRSSQSEDMLTVQSYNTETRQWLYLKENTSKSGLNLTCALHNDGIYIMSRDVTLSTSLEHRVFLKYNIFADSWEAFRRFPAFGHNLLISSLYLPNKAET; translated from the exons ATCTAACTTCAAACTTGTGGCTGTCAATTCGAAGCTTTACGCCATCGGCGGGCAGGCCGTTTCTAACGTGGAGTGCTATAACCCCGAACAAGATGCGTGGAATTTTGTGGCTCCCCTGCCGAACCCTCTGGCTGAGTTCTCTGCGTGCGAGTGCAAGGGGAAGATTTATGTCATCGGTGGATATACTACCCGAG ATCGCAACATGAACATCCTGCAGTACTGCCCCTCCGCTGACCTCTGGACGCTGTTTGAGACCTGCGACGTCCATATCCGCAAGCAGCAGATGGTGTCCGTGGAGGAGACCATCTACATCGTGGGCGGGTGTCTCCACGAACTGGGGTCCAACCGCAGGAGCAGTCAGAGCGAGGACATGCTCACCGTGCAGTCCTACAACACGGAAACTCGGCAGTGGCTCTACCTGAAGGAGAACACGTCCAAATCAGGCCTGAACTTGACGTGCGCACTACACAATGACGGCATCTACATTATGAGCAGGGACGTCACCCTGTCCACCAGCTTGGAGCACCGAGTGTTTCTCAAGTACAACATCTTTGCGGACAGCTGGGAAGCCTTCAGGCGGTTCCCAGCCTTCGGACACAACTTGTTGATTTCCTCTCTCTATCTGCCCAATAAAGCAGAGACCTGA
- the Klhl42 gene encoding kelch-like protein 42 isoform X3 — protein MCTTMPGLTEELFARSFWWDRNMNILQYCPSADLWTLFETCDVHIRKQQMVSVEETIYIVGGCLHELGSNRRSSQSEDMLTVQSYNTETRQWLYLKENTSKSGLNLTCALHNDGIYIMSRDVTLSTSLEHRVFLKYNIFADSWEAFRRFPAFGHNLLISSLYLPNKAET, from the exons atgtgtaccaccatgccaggccTGACTGAAGAGCTCTTTGCACGTAGCttctggtggg ATCGCAACATGAACATCCTGCAGTACTGCCCCTCCGCTGACCTCTGGACGCTGTTTGAGACCTGCGACGTCCATATCCGCAAGCAGCAGATGGTGTCCGTGGAGGAGACCATCTACATCGTGGGCGGGTGTCTCCACGAACTGGGGTCCAACCGCAGGAGCAGTCAGAGCGAGGACATGCTCACCGTGCAGTCCTACAACACGGAAACTCGGCAGTGGCTCTACCTGAAGGAGAACACGTCCAAATCAGGCCTGAACTTGACGTGCGCACTACACAATGACGGCATCTACATTATGAGCAGGGACGTCACCCTGTCCACCAGCTTGGAGCACCGAGTGTTTCTCAAGTACAACATCTTTGCGGACAGCTGGGAAGCCTTCAGGCGGTTCCCAGCCTTCGGACACAACTTGTTGATTTCCTCTCTCTATCTGCCCAATAAAGCAGAGACCTGA
- the Klhl42 gene encoding kelch-like protein 42 isoform X4, whose product MNILQYCPSADLWTLFETCDVHIRKQQMVSVEETIYIVGGCLHELGSNRRSSQSEDMLTVQSYNTETRQWLYLKENTSKSGLNLTCALHNDGIYIMSRDVTLSTSLEHRVFLKYNIFADSWEAFRRFPAFGHNLLISSLYLPNKAET is encoded by the coding sequence ATGAACATCCTGCAGTACTGCCCCTCCGCTGACCTCTGGACGCTGTTTGAGACCTGCGACGTCCATATCCGCAAGCAGCAGATGGTGTCCGTGGAGGAGACCATCTACATCGTGGGCGGGTGTCTCCACGAACTGGGGTCCAACCGCAGGAGCAGTCAGAGCGAGGACATGCTCACCGTGCAGTCCTACAACACGGAAACTCGGCAGTGGCTCTACCTGAAGGAGAACACGTCCAAATCAGGCCTGAACTTGACGTGCGCACTACACAATGACGGCATCTACATTATGAGCAGGGACGTCACCCTGTCCACCAGCTTGGAGCACCGAGTGTTTCTCAAGTACAACATCTTTGCGGACAGCTGGGAAGCCTTCAGGCGGTTCCCAGCCTTCGGACACAACTTGTTGATTTCCTCTCTCTATCTGCCCAATAAAGCAGAGACCTGA